The Ziziphus jujuba cultivar Dongzao chromosome 3, ASM3175591v1 region tcataattaaaagGAATTAGTGATCTTTCAAAACAGTGatagataaagataaataaataaattttaattttttttttttgaaaaaaaaggaagaagataaAGCTTACCTATATATTATGTGTGTGACATTTACACTAATCCTTCCTACTAGCTGCAACCCTCAGTAAAGAAAGGCTACTTTTGCCCTTCATTTTGTGAAATAAATTGATCCAGTTGAACGAGAGATTAATGGATGAATGCTACTTTGGTTGCatattttgagaaaattgtTCAACAGCATTGATAATGAGTTTGGTATGCAAGAAGTTAAAAACATGGCGATTCATCACGTTTATTGTGGATGTTGAGAAAAAAAGTTATCAGCgaaaaatatagtttttatatCTTCATGTGTTCAACCATTTTTATGTTATCTCCCATAAGTGCCCCCCTTTAAGTGAATTTTTGATTTCTTACATCCTCTGAGTTTCAACTCGTTATTCCTGTTTTCGTGCCTAAATCCATAGCCTGCTGATGTCCTTCATTTGAGCAAAGGAAGCCTAAATGAACTAATATGCTCCCCACATTAGACATGGAGCTGTTTTAATTGTAAAAGTTGATCAAATAGTATTTTCAAATTGGATAGCCTTTCAATTATTCTGATCAAAACATGCAATGATCCAATATTTTTTGACCAGAATTGCTTAAAAACACATTTCTGCAAGTGAACCGTAATTTACCCTAGGTGGTCACTTGATAATTTTACCACTCTATCTTCTTGCTTCAACTGAACAAGTTTATTGGTAAATATAATCAAGCAGTGACTGGGGCCATAGTAATCTGCTAATTTTCTAGTTGATCTTTTAAGATTGGATTGTGTAGGTCATCAAAAAATTCACTTTATCCAGTTTTACAGAGCTTATTTACAAAAGCTTTTTcatgaaatatgaaaaatatgttCGTGTCAATTATGGAACTCAGCAGTCTTAAATACGTTTAAAGGGTATGCTTCAAGTACCAAAATGCAGCTTGGGTCTTCTTGGCTCCATCTGAACTgtcttttaaatttgaatatctCTGTCTTTCTGCAAAATGTTATCATGAAAATTTAGCTTGGATTTTCAAGATTCAATATCTAAACAATTGTAGATGCATGTGATTTCATATGTATGAGAGGCACTGTGCATGATATCCATTGTTCTGCTCTGCATATGTTCACTGTGTCTTTCTTcctatttctttttccatttctaCAGTGCAAAGCTGTTGATGAAATGTATAGGGGTTATGGTTTAGAAAGcttaatttgaaatattattttgcagGTTGTAATGTTGATCCTCATTATGATTTTTGCTACCGTGCATAGTGGTTTGGCCAGTCTAAGAGATTTGGGTGAGCAACTAATTGGGGAACGTGCATTCCGTGTTTTGTTCGCTGGGATATCTTTGCCACTGGCTGTCAGTACTATTGTGAGTTTTCCGTCTATTCTGAAGAAAAAATTTCTAGAAGAGCTGCTTTCTACAACTAATTGCTTTTACATTTCCTGTTTTGGATTCCTGGCCAACCAAATTGTTGACTTTTAAGAGTTTGTGATTCAGGTGTATTTTATTAACCACAGATATGATGGACAACAGTTATGGATGCTTCAGAATGTTCCTGGGGTCCATCAGTTGGTGTGGCTTTCTTCTTttatctccttcttcttcctctaccCATCAACTTTTAATCTATTAGAGGTGGCGGCAGTTGACAAACCCAAAATGCATCTTTGGGAAACTGGAATCATGAGAATCACAAGGCATCCACAGGTAAAACTTCCTATCTTTTCTTATTTGGATATGTGCTTATATGGGTGGAGAATTCATTCACCAAACACTTGGAGAATCTCTACATATGGGATAAATGCTAGTGTGGTTTTTGATGACCAGACATTCTTGAAATAGAATCAACCATAACCTGTAATTCCCTtccatcaattaaaaaatatatgtttttgcaTAACCAATGTTACATAAAAGTATACATGGTGCATGTTGTCTTTTCAAAATCGGTGGATTTGTCAGTTTTCTTGTCAGAAAGATGCTTTAGGATTTTGGAttagaaatgaaataaaaatatttatgttgttttcaTAGTGGAGAGCATGGGTGGTCCATTATTGAATGATATCTTTATGAAATCTCATATTTTGATtgcatgaaaaaataaatgcacGTGAAGTATTACCCCAAAAGAATGAGATCTTCCTTTTCCTGCTATGTTTagctttctcaatttttttttcttcttaaaatcTAATCTTgaatttctatttctttttagaTGGTTGGGCAGGTAATTTGGTGCCTGGCTCACACAGTGTGGATAGGAAATTCCGTGGCGGTAGCAGCCTCGATTGGCTTAATTGGACATCATCTATTTGGTGCTTGGAATGGTGACAGGAGATTAGCCCTAAGATACGGTGAGGATTTTGAGGTCGTAAAAAGTCGAACAAGTATCATACCATTTGCGGCCATTCTTGATGGCCGACAAAAGTTGCCCAAAGAATACTATAAGGAATTTTTCCGGTTGCCATATCTGGCAATCACAGCACTAACATTGGGTGCATATTTTGCGCATCCGCTGATGCAAGTGGCAAGTTTCCAGCTACATTCGTAATAAGGTTGAGAATCTACATATCCATCTCAGTAGATGTTGTGGATGATAAACATGGTTTTTGTACGTGAGAATGTTTTTAGATGCTGCAGGAGGTTCATTCCACGCAGAAAATTAAGTGCATGTtgtatgtgtatgtatgtaATTTTAAAAGACAATGATTCGGCTgaccattaattttaaaagctaGCTAGCTTGGCAAAATGCCTTTGGCTTTCCTAGTATTgattcattcattttacattgTTGCTTAGATTATCTGTATTTGCCTAATACATGCTGCTTTTTCTggttcaaattgattttttcacTTTGGCCCCTTACTTTTGGCTTAGAAAAGAAACAAGGCAGGTGCAATTTATTGATTAACTTTTAACCCTTTCTTGAAATTTGGAATCCATCCAAACAGACGaggataaaataaaaggaaatatttgtttattttcatgaAACACcatattgcattttttttctgagCTTCATCACGAAGAGTATTTGCCCTGTTATGCATGTGTTTTTGAAAGCTTGTTACTTCATCAGTGGACCAGCCTCTTTTTTCGTTACTTTTTGTATGTTTGTTTAATGTTggagaaaatatattatgaaacacTCTTATGTTTGGCTACAAGGTCTGAAATTTTTAAGCTTAATCGTTCAAGTTGAATATTCTGAGACACTTCAGTACTTTTGGCCTTGTGACACTCTCAGGAAGCAAAATGAATTGGAAGTCACTTTCACCAGTATCATCGACCAAAGCCTAAAAATGATAACAACGGTTAAATCTTAATTGGAAATCAAACACGTGGCTGACTCTTACTTCtatgtgcatattttattatttttatgaatttggtAGTGAACAAAATCTTAAATGGATCCCACGATGCCTGATTTACTCTCATCTGGTGTCATTTTTCGTAACGAGGGAGGTTCCTATTGGTCGGTTgaaggttgaaaaaaaaaaaaaaaaaaaaaaacaatacaaaacaaaacttTCTAATACAGTAAATAACTTCGAAGACAATTCATTAAATATACTCTATAAGAAATgcttaaaaatgtttataatgTATTTATTTGTAACGAATAACAACAAAGACttcaatataataattttatttctagTGGACAATCCAGTAGCAGCCGTACTGCTTATAAAGCTCTTCTAATGCAATTTTAAAACTTAACTATATTGTAAAGTGAAGGATCTCTTAAAGTTTTACATGAtgaatattaaaaatgtattaatCTGAACCGTATTGTTAAGTAAAAGATATATTAATGATTCTAGATTGATTAGGGAGCTTGAAATTGAGACTGCCCAATATTGCTGTGTCCCTGAATAAGATTGTTGGTGTTGGAATCCATTTCGTGTGCATTAGAATTGAGGAAGGCAATCTGTGCTCTGACTTTTGCTATTTGACTCTCTGCATTGCGTATTTGTTGATGTAATTGAGAAATAATCCCTGCACAACCATACACTGGATCTTCAAATCTACATTTTGCTTCATAATACAATGACTCTGCTGCTTCAGCTCGCAGATGAATTGGCAATTGCTGATCgatcaaaacaaaatcaaattaattaatccaaaaaaaggaaaaaaaatgtaagaaaaatcTGCGAAATATAAAATTCTGCTTTTTATGATGAGGTCTCATTCTTAAcagtaaaataatttatcattagaataataaataattattaatatttattttatgtaatattaaaaatagtttGGATGATAAATTACATGGAGTATATTCCCAATATTGCTAGATTATAAATTACCTGGAGTATACTCCTAATACTGTTAGCACCATAGATTTGATGAACACATGCATATCTTTCAGAATTATTGGAAGGGAAGTATGGATAGAAAATGCAATCTGAACGACACTTCCTTCTCGAATACTTGCAAGCTGCACAACGATCAGAAATCATATTCTTCAAAAGATTTTTCTAAAAATCTCGGCAAAATTAGATTTTCAAAATCGAAAACCACAAAGATTTTGTCTCAATCTTTTGGCTATTGAAGAAGaaatcttagaaaaatttgagcATTTATCTTTGGATTTGATTTgtgaaagaaattataaatattaagatACCTAATTGTTATTCTCTAACGGctagttttttgaaaatttaaatatcatggAGATGGAAAGTTTTTGAGAAGCTacttattacaaaataaatttaagaaaaaatctgaattttctgatttttatttCGTGGCATTTGCTAAATAgcttaaaatgaatttttaattaataaaatgagaacttaattactttttaaaaggattttaaacaaaatgatttaaacatataataagaaaaatgtatattgagtccaaaatagctttcaaaattataataaactaatatttaaatGTTAGTTGGGTTAAgacaattcatataaaataataataaaaattttctttcaaaaatattaactaTGAAGAGAATAACATAGGAATATTTTCTAGCCTTAATTGTATATTATCTATAGTGATATGAATGGTGTATCatgtatagaaaattaatttttgctaaACAAGAGGATTAATAAATTCGTTAAtgcaataatttaaattttaaaatttttacctcaTTAACGTCATTTATGAGAGTGTGTAGTACCATTTGCAGCCATCCTTGACGGCCGACAAAAGTTGCCGAAAGAATACTGTAAGGAATTTAATCGGTTGCCATCGATGTCTGGCAATCACAGCACTAAAATTGGTGCATATTTTGGGCATCCGCTGATGCAAGCGGCAAGTTTCCAGCTACATTGGTAATGAGGTTGAAAATCTACATATCCATCTCAATAGTTGTTGTGGCTGATAAACATGGTTTTTGTACATGAGATTGTTTTCAGATGCTGCAGGAGGTTCATTCCACGCAGAAAATTAAGTGCATGTTGTATGtgtatgtattttttgttttggtgaatatgttgtatgtgtatgtatgtatgtaattTTGAAAGACAATGATTCGGCTgaccattgattttaaaagctaGCCAGCTTGGCAAATTAATGCCTTTGGCCTTCCTTGTATTGATCCATTCATTTTTTGTTGTTGCTTAGATTATTTGTATGTGCCTAATATATGTTGCTTTCTCTggttcaaattgattttttcacTTTCGCCCAACAAGGCAGATGCAATTTATCGATTAATTTTTAACCCTTTCcttccaaattttttattttcctttttttttttaaatttttttctctcatggattttaaattccaaattgtGCATACTCCATGGATTTAAAATTCCTAATTGCTATTACATTCGGTAATGCGATGAAAATTTTGAGTGTTAATAAGGGTGAGATTGGTAATAAAAACTATGGAACAATAATTTCTGAAAGAACAGAATGACACATAATTTTTTAAGGaaactattttcttttcaatctttgttaatatttttcagacacctaaaattgtatttttctaggaaaatattatatcccAATCAACTTTTATTCAAACCAAACAGAACTTAAAACTAAactaaaggagaaaaaaaaaaaaaaaaaacaattacccAACTTTAGAATTGCAACTACTCAATTTTTAGAGCGAAGTAAAGTATCTAAAAATctcagcaaaaataaaaaaagttaagtaTCTGAAAGGATTGGCATTACGTACATTTTgcttatttgttaaataatgatgagacaaaaaaaaaaaaaaaaaatcaccccaaaaagaattgaaaaaaaaagaaggacaaTTAgcgaatttaaaatttttttaagtcaGGTTAAGACGCATTATTTCTTATTATCtcttttctaaataataataacaaaaataataaaaataaaataataacatatgatGCTAAGATATTGCTAGGCTTTAGATTCTGACTTCattaatatatctaataaattttaattactatgaatgaatattaataatattaaaataaaaaaattatacacagttaataaaaataaacttagaaaagtaaaaactatttgattaattttattattttcctccGTAGTAAAGCtggaaatattaattaaaaaaaaaattaatgaagacaAAAAAGAGGGAAGCACATAAACACATGAACATGTTCAGTTTGGATTGTCCCAAAATTCTTTTATACTGTAGCCATTTGGATAGACTCCATGACTATTGAAAATGACTTGGCATATATGAATGTGCAAACACAGTTGCAGAATAAATACTCCAAGTTTTCTGGAAATACCTGACGTCACTccgtgaataaaaataaattgatataaaCACTTTAGCTTCAACTTGTAACTTTGATTCCCATCAACACATCCTAATATATTGTCCTTCATGAGccatacatttatatttatgagtAAATACTTtaagtaccttttttttttttttccttttttgttgccaaaattttcttttttgatcctCTATTTGGAATCGCTTGTAGTTTACCTTGAAACTTAATTACATCAAATATTTTCTTGAAATGATATACCAATATTGGTTTGTGATTCTCATTGTGTTTAATTCCTTTacaaagatatatattatattgattacaggaccatataatatatataatatatatcaattcaAGATTGATACGTATATTTAGCTGCGATTGGTAACTTAGTTAATTAGTAGAGCTTGTTCGAAAATGAGTGTTTTTGGTTGTCATTTTTTCACTAGAGCTTTGACTATCTTTTGTTAAACTCTAAAGCTTTTGCTTTATTTAACATAGGTTAACATCACATTCTAATGATAGTAACTAGGTACTAATACTAGTTACAacacaaaattgaaaaccattttgGTTTCCAATTTTGTATTAAcgtttttcttatttgtttttggttttttttctttttttttttcccattcttTTTTAAGATTATGAACTACTAACTAGGTTAGAATATCAAACTATCATGTCataactataatttattttcccttcctctccaaaacaaaaaccattattttttagacttcatttttaatttttgagaacATAGAGttcataaatatatgtatgaaaaGTTCAAGGTGGTACTCCATGAAAAATCTCCATGCTAATAGGATATTACAAATTAAAGTGTAAATAGGGAAcatccaagaaaagaaaaaactattaTAAGTAAGTACGAGGAAAACACTCGTCATCGTAGATGCACCGTCTTCCTACCAGCCTTTTATGTATCTACGTACTCTTACACTATTAAAACACATATCATCATTCATCAGTCTCTTTTCAAATCGAtctaataaaatactaattatATATCTAGGACATTTGatcgtaattttttttatttttgatctcTCAGGTTGAGTGAGCTTTCATGGATGTCTTTATGAGAGATTTTGAtgaagaaatggttccaaatgcCCCAAGAAAAGAACCAAATGCAACGAAAATGAGGCTAAGAACCAGAACAGGTTTTGGTATCTAACCCCAATAGATCTTGATGCAGAAGACACAAGGTAGAATCAGGCATACTCCAACACTGACCAATGAGCCTTACTGGCCAAGAACATGCTCAAAGTATGACACAGAAATGGGccaaaaaaagtataataaggAGAAGAATTGAACCAACACTTCCGCTAATCATGCTAGTTCTTGAACTCATGAATTGGGGAAGAAGGTTGTTCTCAAGTTGAATAACCAAGGGTGCAAATTCCAATGCATATTTGGTCATTGGTGTTAGCATAGTTGCCCATAATGCAATCTTGGTCGCAAGTAGATGCCCATAATGCAATCTTTGTCACAATTACATGTGGAGGCATGCTAAGGGTAGTTTGGGGATTTATTTCTGGTCTAAACAAATTTGCACCCATGAAAGCTAGCAGTGTGTAGAGTAGGGTCACTATAGTGAAGCTGACTATAGATACCCTCATGTaggattaaaaaaaaccaattattcAAAAGAACTCATGTTACCATGTGTGGCCTTAAGAATCCAACTTAAATTGTCTGATagaaatttaatagataatctTTTTGTGTGTATTACGATACAAacataaaaatagatttttagttGTAAAACGTTTTGTCACGTACAAAATTTATGTTTGGTTaatatacaacatatatataactaaGTTATACATTTGTATACACCTAAAGTTTCAATTAGATATTATGTTTTTACAAATTTTGACTACAAAAACTTTTACAAAAATGGTATCACTTTTTATATCCTAgctacaatatatattaaatataactgttaatcacaaaattttacattttaat contains the following coding sequences:
- the LOC107422221 gene encoding 15-cis-zeta-carotene isomerase, chloroplastic, which translates into the protein MAFHSALALSIPFSFVPCRSNHQTLGVRTKPSLALFKLVNPLNAPRFGAKPTGFSSNPTLFLRRFRAGSSLGDAADDEPPPLVGEDSAVFELAKQKIASWVYFSVILGTVLYVLDVVWIDNSTGFGKAFIDAVSGLSDGHEVVMLILIMIFATVHSGLASLRDLGEQLIGERAFRVLFAGISLPLAVSTIVYFINHRYDGQQLWMLQNVPGVHQLVWLSSFISFFFLYPSTFNLLEVAAVDKPKMHLWETGIMRITRHPQMVGQVIWCLAHTVWIGNSVAVAASIGLIGHHLFGAWNGDRRLALRYGEDFEVVKSRTSIIPFAAILDGRQKLPKEYYKEFFRLPYLAITALTLGAYFAHPLMQVASFQLHS
- the LOC107422222 gene encoding LOB domain-containing protein 24, encoding MISDRCAACKYSRRKCRSDCIFYPYFPSNNSERYACVHQIYGANSIRSILQQLPIHLRAEAAESLYYEAKCRFEDPVYGCAGIISQLHQQIRNAESQIAKVRAQIAFLNSNAHEMDSNTNNLIQGHSNIGQSQFQAP